The Daphnia pulex isolate KAP4 chromosome 7, ASM2113471v1 genome includes the window ATCACACAATCAGGTCTTACTAATTGAATCGGAGAATATTTCAAGCGTGCAGATATTAGATAAAAAGATGAGTCAATGAATTCTCAAAAGGTGAAGTCTATTATCACAAAGGGTTTCGTTGCCTGGCGTTGTAAGTCGATTATATCCACGATGTCTTTTCTTATCAATAAAAGCATAGCCCACTGTATTTCAACATAGCCTTCTTTATTTAAGCAATCAACTGGCTGTATGGGCAGCAGTTTTAGGCTGTAGAACACCTGGGCAGGGCTCTATGTCTGTTTAACATCTTGGGAACACGTACTGGTGTGTTGTATTACGGTTACTGTAtagcaacaaataaaatgcaattgttgcttattcttattttcaaaatgttttcagtTTGAACATCTTATTGaataattacaattaattaatttattattggtTGTCTTTATTGCTACGCTAGTGCTATTTTGCCAGCTACGGAAACTTAATTCTCTTCTAAACGATCTATCAAGCgagaaaaatgttataaattttcttatttaatcatttctgCATAAATTGCTTGTACCTTGATTCGTGTGATAACCAAGAGTATCTGTTGACGGGGCGCTAaaactgttgttgctgtcaaGCATCTGATTCGCTTCTTGCATGCGCTCTAATTCAACGTTgacaatttccattttctggATTTCCCACGCGGCCATAGCTTGATCGATTTTAAGTCGAGTTAAACCTTTGAACAAAtctaaaaggagaaaatgttaCTGAAACacgaattattttacaaaagtAATAGGAATCCCCTTTAAACCTGGTACCAAGACATTCTGGAAAAGAAGGAATTTAAGCAAGAGATTCTTTGCCGACCGGCTCAAGATTTTCCACATCAAGAACTCGTTCACAATAAATCAATTCGTTCTCTAACTGAGCTTCGGCTAGTGCTTCCACAGTTACATTCACATAGTATTGGTAACTAGTGTCATCATTGAAATGGAGTTAAATTTTCAATGGCGTCCTAAATAAGGATTacaaattattgaaatgatTTGCATGTTCAACAACATTAAGAACCTGCCAGGGTTTGGAATGTCAATGTAATTTCGTGACGTATGACGTTAAGGCAAACGTCACCGTCAATCGAAAAGTATTACGTCaaacgtaaaataaaaataagtcaaCGTAGCGTCAAATTTTTAAACCGTCAAATATGACGTTCAACGTCataaattgattcaaaatgtttttttttacttcggAGTTATCTTAAAACGTTTACAAAGTCTTATCTATCAAAATAACCTATCTATCCTAATACTAGCCATTCGGTATCAGTAAAATGACCAAGTAGAATACaccgaaaaattgttttgtttcaaggAATGACGTTGCTGAATTTCTTGAGTAACGTCAAGCGTCACCATTAAACTTCAAGGTAAAATTTGTCTTACGTCAAACCTCACGGCCTAATCTTGATTACAAATATCTCTATAGCGCTTCTGCCAACATCAGTGAGGAAAGGGTACTAAGTACCTCTGGATTCAAATCTGGAGTTGGCGAAGCGTTTCCATATTTGCCTgcagataagaaaaaattccattgGCTGATTGCAGGTGATTTGCTGCcagttcaagtcccttattattttcttgacTCTATACATTTGCAACTTGAGACCGGAAGGCAGCAAGATTCAAGAGGCAACTCATCCGATcataacaaattgaatttgcaGCTGTAATGGAAAAAGGATGTTTATTTATATGAAACAATAATTATCACAATAAACTTACTCAGACTTGTATTTTCACTAAACAATTAAGCTTTATTAAATGTGGCTCTCCATTTAAACGGTATTCGCAAATCTTGGGTTGGAATTTTCCTTCTAGAGAAGCAAGTTGGTAACAGTACCTAAATGTTTAATGAAAtctctataatatttttaaagtatAAAAGTATACAGCATTCATATCCTATAAAAGCTGTGTTTTGAACTGACGAACGAGAGCGCCCTAGAGCCGAGGAACAACTCCTCGAAGAGGAGAGACAGAGGCAAGAAGAACTCGAGCAAAAGTTGTTCGATGAAGAAATGGACCGGTTGGCGCTAGAAGCCCTTCAAGCCGAAGAGGAACGTCTccaaaagtattttaaaaaatatcgaattgtttttattactagTTTTTGTTATCAATATCAATTCTCTTTTGTCAGATCCATTGAGGAAACGCAGCGCCATAATGAGGAAGAGCGCATCCGTTTCATGACTTCATCGACGAATGATTGTTCATGCAGATCCTTTGGCCACCAAGACCTAAAACTTCTGGCAATTAGAGCCTGTTTAATGCAAAATGTAGCCCTACTTGCAAATAATTTCTGTCAAAATATTCttaatgtaaataattttgtttttagacaTTTAAACTGCAAAGCCACAATTTAAATGATATAACGGATGGAAATCCCCATGATACTCATGGTACAACTTGTCATGCCCCTGCAGCAACTGCAGTAATTCAACCTTCTTTTGCCACCCAAGAAAGTTCATCCATAGAATGAGTACTATTCCCAGTCCTTATTTGTATCAATCACCAACATGCCCATGTGGGATCAAAGATTGTttggattttcaaaaacattcccattaaaatttcaacaacTCGCATTTTCCTTTGGAACAAATGATACAGTACAAATGTAAGGATTTAAACAGGTTGTGAAACACGCTATAAACACACGACATAGTGAGTCATTCTCTGTCAGGTGTTACCATTTATAGgacaatatttcaaaattatcacGGAAGATAATTCTCCAAGTCATAATGTAGAAATTTAAGTTTGAAATGTCGACGATCGGGGCAGCAAATGAATGAATGCTGTTTAGAAACCATCGAATCACCTAAGTTTGGTTTTCTCtgccccttttttgtttcatcagcTGTCAGTTTCCCTTGTtcctaaacagcatcccttcAATTACTGCCTCCaaagtcttttacatttaacatgcgttcaaaatcctaaatgttttctattgtattcattttgttaGTTCTGCATACATAATTTGCCTAGTTTGTCTAGTTATAATTTGCCTTGTttgtgtagtggttatagcattggattgaCGATTCAAAAGTTGATGATTCTAACCCACACTCGGCCAATAAAAGTATAAAATCATTAACGATTTTGAACGCGTAGTAAATTTAAAAGACTGTGgcttttttagaaaaaccaTTTATTCCTTAAAATGATCCGttatgggaaaaataaaaaaaaataaaatattgatttattcatttgtgaTAATAGCCatttattgggaaaacaacaaaacaatttaacagccaccttgtcgcaacaaagtaataatctaatattataccaatatgtgggttatcgaaCGAAGAACATTGtcggaaaacaatattttaccaataaagacatgctAGCTGGGGAAAATCAAACTTAATTCACAACACAGACAAcataaattaacaataaagAACACTAATATATTATTGGATATGtataacacaacaaaaaaatatgtaaaaatcaTACCTAGTAATGATTCCAATCGACGACTCAAACGTGTCCAACGCAGAAACACAGTCGTGGCTTCTCAGTTTATTTAGCTCGTATATGGCACCgttaaatttttctgaatgaaCTGCTTTGATTTTATGCTTCTCGTTTTCAATTACTATGTTACACTTAGTTTTCCTTGCCCCTTGCCCCCGATCTCATTTTCACACGATCTGTCAGTGGTCCGACATTTCTCTACTTTTTCTCAAATATCAGTTTcctatattttttctcccaaataatagaaattgttttgtcttgcCTGCTGGATAATGTTTCTACAACAGAGTTATCCTTAAATTCAGTAAGTTGTGAAGTACTATTTTCAGATCTCTTAAAGCAGAAAGTGTGTGGTATAAATTCCACCGCGACCGGTCTAGTTGTAACTCACAACTATAAAAAGGCTTGTCcctcttgttttatttgatacaGATTAGCCAATATCCCGTTAAGCTCTCTTAAGAAATCTGTTGGCAGAAATCTGAGTGGAGTACGAGAAAATCACGAGATTgatcgaatatttttttgttggaataATGACATTTTATTCTGGCGGACGTCTTctgtttttccagttttttttagaCAGCAAGCGATTAGGACGATAGCCTCATTCTCCATAATTTGAGTTTTCCTAACCCAATTGAAATctgaacttttttgttttttgaaacgCCTTGGAAGCGATGCTATCCGGATAAAAGTTATTTTGTGGATATCGTCTTTAatattcaaagaattttttccctcTACTGTTCTAATACATCATGACAGGTTACAAACTTGTCAAAAATACGTTCACACTCAGAACGTTTGTAAAGCGAAATATTTAACATGTAGCATGATAGCCACCGCACGTATGAATTCCTCGCGGATGCTTAATATTTGACGTGCATGAACTGTATTGGCAACCATCAATCTGGTAACACGTCGTGCCTTGAACAAATCAAAGCTTTTGCTCGTTTATAGCTCTTTTAGACAAATATCTTTAACACGCCTTACTCATCACGAAGTGTTAATTTGTGACACTCAATACGATCGTGTAATGATAGGAACCTAATtagttatatattttttattgagatGTAGAATAACACACGTGAATCAATTCGAATACACAGTAGGGAAGCAAGtgagaaaagacaaagagaAGACAAGCAATTCGAACAGAGAACGTTTCCTTTTAAGAAACAACAAGTTCAATAGCGGATGTTTTGAACGGGAACGGAGACAGAAAAACTAATTTGGACTTCGTATCTGATATTGTAGTTGGACCgttcaatggaaaaaaactcaacacccccccccctcctcgcCAAACGAAAATGTATAAGAATCCAAGAAGAAATCAGATTCTACACTTTAGTCAGCGAATCACAAGTGTGATCTAATATATGccaataaaatgaattgagCTGGCaatggaaaagtaaaaatatttgcGATTTGATGAGTGGTGGTAACATAAGCAATGGCAATGTCATCAATGTCTTATTGCTATTGGATTAAATGATAATGAATGTCAATGCGTCTGTTGCGTTGATGATGGATATAGTGTTATAAACCAAACAGATTGCACTCTGGTTGTCACACATGTCACACACTCATATATGCAACCCTTTCAAACTCATGTGACATGTCACATGAATCTGACAGGCGtcttagaaaaaaatgtatttcttcaCGTTATAAATGTGTTTTCTTATCAAAAAGATTGAGTTCCCCCTTTCCTCCCTAACAGTAGATGCTAGTTCATTTCAGTATTGCCTAACTTGTTTCTAGCCGCAACTcaatctagttttttttttaaatttaattattgttgACGAGTTGCTGTTTTGGCTCGTCTCTTGTTGcagaagaatttctttttagtgtATTTCATCGTCTCGTCAAACTTGtctcagtttttcattaaatgaAAACTACAAGAATTAATGTTAgagttagtaaaaaaaaattgttttctataAGTAAATATTCAggtttaaattatttgcaaGTCAAATTTGTTCATTATTTCACAATATAGCTATTAGGTCATTGAAGATACTGATGATGTTATTGTGTGtcaaattggatttttcacCGAGGAATCAAGGAACATGCAAGATATCATATTTATTCATATCATATTTTATTCAATGgttctattcatttttctttcatttattaaacaatgtatataattttgaatgatcataataatataattGAAGTACCACTGGTAAGGTTTTGTAGAgcagatttaaaaattttctttcgatgTGCAAGCGGTGGCTAACAAGTGAATGATAATGTAAAGGAGACAACTACTACGAGTATCCACTCCACATGTgtgaaatttctttaaatacaaattttgttgttgatcataataaaatattttgctcAATTGTGAaattggaaaaggaaaagttatCCAACAGTACGTATGACTCAGTGTGCAATGTTCTGCCGTAACAGTTGAATCTTCAATTCTGCATGGACTGCTCATATTCCAACTCATGGAATGTCAAGCATTGGCTTTAAATATTACAGAACCATGTCTAAGCCAGAATAATAGAAACACGGTTTGTTTGGAATTTTGATGCTTAACCTGAGTTCCTTaaagcaaacttttgaaaaCTGCCGCCCATCATTGGACCATGGTCATGTTCACAAAGGAGTTTAATGATGCTTGGATTTTTCGTTACCCGGATCTCGATTGATCGATTGAATAGCTGTTGAAAAGGTATTTCACTCTTGCGAACCAggttttttaactttccaATGTGATTTTCAAACGTAAAACAGCAGCTATACATTTCAAGTGAACCAAATCGTTAGCATTCCTCTCCtaaatgttgaaaattatGAATATTATAAGTTACAAATTGGTCTCCGTAaggactttttgaaaaaaataagactaaCAGACTACTGCATAAACTGCATTTGCTTCATCTTTGAAACTTACTTCGCAtacaaaattctaattttcaCGTGAAGCAAAAGGAAGTGCTGATAAAGTTCATCTGGAAGTCCATTCTTTAAAATGATTGGCAAAATGTATAAAAGAAGTGGCATGGGGACTCCTGCTACTCTCGACACTGGTTACCTTGGAACTGGGTACCCGACACAGGCTACCCATCCCGCCGACAATTATACAATCGACAAATTTTTAACTCTTGAAATTTACCCAATATCCAGGTAATAGGTGGGGTTTTACGTGCATGGATCCAGCTCAACACGCAATAGATCAATCATTGATAAGATCATGTAATGCAACGTAGTTTTTCCaaatacagtcccctccataagtatgggatcaccccgcgccgttccataaggcggcgtgtatttttcatatgggtttttcgggtggcaaaaatcgaaaaaatgacataaattcaccaaacttgggatttatgtcattttacatcttttttattgtctgaatttttttcagattttttcccctattttttatgcctagaaaagtggcgcacaaagtatcggatcactccgacgccgcccgtgttgtcttatggcgcaaatgggcttttcatattcctttttatatatttaatttttaagaaggaatttttatattcaaaccctttttacatttcctttttataaattaactaTAAGATTTCCATTATGATCGGAACCATttccgaattttcccagatttattaatttccccaGTTGCTAAAATAAGAGACTACAGAAGAGTTCATTTAGGGTTTGCAACCTCTATCGCCTGccgtaggccggaaaattagtgtcgtttctatacgccccttaagtaaaaaaggaagcagagcgccagtggtgtatagaaacgacactaattttccggcctacgccagctgatagaggttgtaaaccgtaaatgaagtcttctgcagtctcttatttcagaaactcgggaaacgaataaatctgggaaaattcgaaaataattcatatcatcatgaaaaactgacagtaaatttatgaaagggtatagtatacacggtttgaaaataaaaattccttctagaaaattaattaaataaaaagcaatatgaaaagcccatttgcgccataagacaacacggccggcgtcggagtgatccgatactttgtgcgccacttttctaggcataaaaaataggggaaaaaatctgaaaaaaattcagacaatagaaaaaacgtaaaatgacataaatcccaagtttggtgaatttatgtcattttttcgatttttgtcacacgaaaaacccatatgaaaaatacacgccgccttatggaacggcgcggcgtgatcccatacttatggaggggactgtatatTAAAGCTTACAAAACCATAGCATATTTCAATGTAGGAGTTTTATGGATTCACCTCCcttgtaaataaaatagaaaaactacGTTGCTTCGCATGATCTAATCGtaaaaaaactgcaaaaaatttcttgtctGTAAAATCTTTCTTATTTCGGCAATGCGACTTTTGCCCCAAAACCACCAGCCCCATGGCCACACTCACCGAAGGCTAGGCTATACTAAGTTAGGTACAATATCACAGGCTGGTATCATGGGTGCTGGTGTGGACCAGCACGTATCATGAGCTGGTATCATGGGTGCTGGTGTGAAGTGTGGCCATGGGAATGGTAACTGGGGGGCCAATGATCGCATGCCTTTTATTCTCCTTCTTCAATTTTCAGAGATAAATGATTGATATACATCGCACATACCCATATTTCGTGTTAATCAGGATCCATGCACCTAAAATTCAAGCTAAGAAATGTTGCCTAGAAATTGGGTACATTTTTAGAGGTAGTAAATCAGGAGGTAGCCAGTttcggggtagccagtgtcgaggtagccagtgtcgagGTTAGCAGGTGTCGTTTTCGAAAATAGGCAAACAAAATTCAGTCGCTTTAAACCGTGAAAGTTTATCAAGTTTTCATGTTTTCCTTTGAAACTCCACACttatgaattttttgatttgcaCAAAAATGTCTGAAACTTCCTTCATCATTTTCCACGACAGTTTTACTTTCATAATTCTTCTGGCatgaaccaaaataaaaagcaatttcAGCATTGCTCTCATGTGAACTAGATGCATAGGATCAATACAGAATGTTTCGATCATATCTATAGGTAATGTTTCCAAAAGAGATGATCCGGCATGATATTGGACTTGATTCCTGATCGTGAAACGAATCATCAGTTCTCATCATAGCATCAATCCTTGGATGTGTGACTCTTCCCCTTTTCCCGGGTATGTTGACAACATAGTCAccctttgtttcaaattttctacaTCCATATATGTAACaaggtttgaaattttttagaaaactgcATGCCGGTacatcacaaagaaaaagcttAGATCTTCATCTTAATATGGAAGCCATTATAGTGAAACCCGTCATTGATCAAGTCTTTTAACATTCTGTCACAGAAAAGTGTGAGATAAATGTTGACATTATGAAGCTTTGCGTTACCTTGATCAATTCTATGTCAAAGGGTTCTGTTCCATCAAGACGAAGTTTCCCAATGATAGGCCAAAATTGACTGTTAGAACTCCTACCCACATTTGTAACATCACAACCTACTAATAAGCCGAGTTCACAGCGTTGAGATATAAATTTTGCATTTACTGAATTAAGAGAAGCGACAATAGCATCTTCAATGCTAAAACAATGATACCAACCAGGGCTTACAGCAATAAAATCAACCTTTCCAGGAGTAGCTacccaaaaatgttttgtacgttttcggcAGGACCTACTACCTCCAAGTCATTACTTAAGACCAACACAACAGCGAGTAAAGGAAAAGGTTTGTAATAAACCGTTTGAATGTAAGCATTATAGAGAACTGGTAATagcaatatatattttaaatttttgtatagaaattgctaaaaaatcAGAACCTGACCAAGTAAAAGCAGTTTACTACCTATTAAACCAGCTGGACTTCAGAAAAGTTGAGTGTCTTGTGTGCTGTTCAGGAGtgtgactttattttttaaataataatattttgatggacagaaaagaagaaggaaaagcagatcgacaataaaaacacaattaaaCGATACAACGagcaaacaataaataaacaaacaaaaataaataaaaataaagcctGAGAAAAGCGTGTGACGTGTTTACTTTCTCAGATCTGTGCTGGATTAC containing:
- the LOC124197485 gene encoding uncharacterized protein LOC124197485, with the protein product MDRLALEALQAEEERLQKSIEETQRHNEEERIRFMTSSTNDCSCRSFGHQDLKLLAIRACLMQNTFKLQSHNLNDITDGNPHDTHGTTCHAPAATAVIQPSFATQESSSIE